The Methanocalculus alkaliphilus region GGATGCACAGATCGGGGGAACCTATGTCCAGACGACGGGCCCGAGATTTGAGACCGCCGCAGAGGTCCGGGCACTCGCAGAGGTCGCTGATATGGTCGGGATGACGGTGGCAAGCGAGGCGACACTTGCCAGTGAACTCGGCATACGGTTTGCCGCCATCTGCAATGTCGATAACTATGCAAACGGGATCGGTGACGAATCGATCAGTTATGAGACGATTCTTGCCGCCGCAAAGGCAGGAAGCAGGCGCACAAGCATCATACTTCAGAAGATTGTTGAGGAACTTGCATGACAGACCAGGAGATACCATACAACCAGCGTTCATCCATCCTGATTCGAAACGCCACTCTGGACGGAAGAAAGACCGACATTCATATTGAGGACGGGATCATCAGATCCGTCGGTGACACGAAAGAGAGGGATGCGGAGATGACCATCGACGCAGCAGGCGATCTCGTCATGCCCGGCCTCGTCAATACTCACACCCATGCCGCCATGAGCCTGCTCCGGGGGTATGCAGACGACATGGTCCTCTTTGAATGGCTCTCAGAGAAGATCTGGCCGCTCGAAGCCCATCTCACCGGAGACGATGTCTACTGGGGAACACGGCTCGCCTGCCTTGAGATGATCAGGACAGGGACCATCGCCTTCAATGACATGTACTTCTTCATGGATCGGGCCGCCGATGCGGTGGAGGAGGCCGGGATCCGGGCATGCCTCTCCCACGGCTTCATCGATCTCTTCAATGAAGAGAAGCGGGAAGCCGAGATCAAGGCATCCATTGCATTTCATGAAAACATCAGGGCACGAAACAACCCAAAGCTCTCCTTCGCCCTCGGCCCTCATGCCCTCTACACCGTCTCCCCGGACGGTCTCCGGTGGTGTGCGGAGTACTCAGAGGAGCATGACTGCGGCATTCACATCCACCTCTCCGAGACCGAACAGGAGGTCAATGACTGTATCGCTACCCACGGCCTCCGGCCGGCTGCGTACCTCGATGCGCACGGCATCCTCACCAGCAGGACCGTCGCCGCCCACTGCTGCTGGCTCGACACCGATGAATGCAGGCTCCTTGGTGAACGGCAGACCGCGGCATCCCACAACCCGGCAAGCAACATGAAGCTCGCGGGCGGCCGGGCGATCCCGTACGGTGATCTCAGGAATGCCGCCGCCCCCGTCACCCTCGGAACCGACGGCTGCGCCTCAAACAATAACCTCGACCTCTTTGAGGAGATGAAGATGGCAGCCCTCCTCCAGAAGTTTGCCACCCGCGACCCGACCATCCTCCCGGCCGCCGAAGCCCTGGAGATCGGAACAAAAGCCGGCGCCGAGGCCCTCAGGACCGGCGGAGGAGTCATCGCCCCCGGGTATGCAGCCGATATCATCCTTGTCGACAGGGATGCTATCTGCCAGACACCGTTCCATAACGGATCATCAAACCTCGTCTATTCCTGCAACGGCACTGTTGTAAAGACGGTCATCTGTGATGGCGCTATCCTCATGCATGACCGCCATATTCCAGGAGAGGACGAGATCCTTGAAAGAGCAGGGAAGGCGGCATCCGCACTCGTTGGACGAAGGAATGTGGAATAATCCTTTTTTTAAAAGACAGACCAGATCAGTCTCTTCGCATTATAAGAAACGCAATGGCGGCAATCCCGATAATGGCGATGAGCAGCGCAAATCCGAATGGTCCGTTCGTATCCTCTGCATCTGCAGGAGGGATCGCATCGTCACCCGCAACAATGACCTCTCCGGTCATATAGGGGTGGGGGGTGGAGAAGTACGCATATCTTCCCGGCTCGGTGAAGGTGTACGCAAACGAATGGCCCTGCACAAGAGATCCTGAATCGAAGAGACCATCGTCGCTCGTCACCGAATGAACCGCGATATCCATATTCGTCCAGGTGACCGTCGTTCCCGGCTCGATCATAACAGAATCCGGTACAAAGGTGAAACGGACGATCTCGATGGATTCGGCTTGTACCGGGCTGATGAAGATTCCAAGAAGGAGAAGGAGATATAAGAGGGAGATGCCTGTTCTCATGGTGTCATCAACTCACTCATTCCATACATTTACACGGAGGGGATCAATGTACTCTCTGATTCCTCCCGGGAATCTTCATCTCTCCAATGCATTTATTTTATATAAGTTTTATTATTACTTCTTCTCTCCTCTGATAATCGACCGCAACAACTCCTGCGTCTCCCCTGGTGTTTCGCACCTGGCGACGGTCAGGATCTCCACCCTGTCAAGCAGCTCCCGGTAATACTCCCGTCGGATCCCTGCCTTGTAGTCATTCTTTACCAGCAGATGCGGATTGAAGTACCGGTTCTCTTCAAGGATGGAGAGCGCCTCATCGGTGGTGACGTGCCGGTATGCCCTCTCCCCGTCGATGGTCAGGATCAGGATGCGGCGAAGGGTCGTCAGCGGGAAGATCCTCCCCTTCCCGATGGCATAGCGAAGATCCACTATCGCCCTTCCTTCCTCGTCGAAGTCGGCGCGGGTCATCAGGGGCTCAAACTCGGGCCACGCCGCGGCAAGATCCGCCCGGATGTAGAAGTTCTTCTCCGAAGAATAGGCGAGAGCGGCATCAGGAAAGATCCGGAAGAAGAACCAGTCATCCGCGATCACCCGGATAGCCGGATCGAGGAGGAAGCCATAGGTCTGGGTCGTCTTCCCCGCACCCGACATCCCGATGATCGCAAACCCCTCCCCGTTCCGGTCGAGACAGGCCCCATGGCAGGAGGCGATTCCGTGCCCATCCTCCAGGATATCACCGCAGAGGCCGAGGGCTATCGACTTGACCCAGCCGTAATAGGTCATGTTGAAGAGGAAGACGGTCTTAGAGACGGGATCATACCGTACGGCATTCTCCGGAAAGGTAGCATCATGCAGGACGTACAGCCGCCCGTGCGATCTAATCGACTGGGATGCAAAGAAGAAGTTCTCAGCGAAGCGATCCCTGACCGGCCGGGAATCAGTCATCAGTTTGACACAACAGCCATAGATCTCGGCACGGACCTCGTAGAGGATCGACTGGTTGATCCCGTCGAGGAGTGCATCTTTCGTATGGGAATCTATCAGTACACAATCATAGCCCATAGCAGGAGATGTGAGGGAGGAAGTGAAGAACCCTTCCCTCAGGCGGTCTCCACCTTCTCGGCATCCTGAAGACCGAGCTCCTCAACCGCCACCTGCCGCATCTTGAACTTCTGGATCTTCCCGGAGATGGTCATCGGGAAGCTGTCAACGAACTTGAAGTACTTCGGCACCTTGTAATGGGCGATCTTTCCCTTACAGAACTGGCGTATATCCTCCTCGGTGACGGTCTTTCCACTCTCCACCTTCACCCAGGCCATCAGCTCCTCGCCATATTTGATATCCGGAACCCCGATGATGTACACATCGGCGATTGCAGGATGATGGTGGAGGAACTCCTCGATCTCACGGGGATAGATATTCTCCCCCCCACGGATCACCATCTCCTTCAGCCTGCCGACGATCCGGATGTACCCCTCTTCATCCATCACACCGAGATCACCGGTATGGCTCCAGCGGTTTGCATCGATCGTCGAATGGGTTGCACTCGGGTTATTGTAGTAGCACTTCATCACCATGTACCCGCGTGCACAGATCTCCCCCCGCTCACCGCGTGGGACGATCTTCCCTGTTTTGGGATCGATGATCTTCAGCTCGGTATGCGGCATCGCCCTGCCGACGGTCGAGACCCGGCGTTCAAGCGGATCATCCACCGTTGACATCGTGACGCCGGGGGCGAGCTCGGTCTGGCCATAGACGATGATGATATCGGACATATGCATCCGGGTATTCACCTCTTTCATCACCTCAATCGGGCAGGGCGACCCGGCCATGATCCCGGTTCTGAGGGTGTCAAGCTTGAAGTAATGGAAGTTCGGGAGCGACAGCTCGGCGATAAACATCGTCGGCACGCCATGAACCGCTGTGCACTTCTCATCCTGAATGGTCTGGAGGACCGCCTCAGGGTTGAAGACCGGGGAGGGGATGATCATCGTCGATCCATGCGTCACGCAGGCGAGATTGGAGAGGACCATCCCGAAGCAGTGGTAGAAGGGGACCGGGATACAGAGACGGTCCTTCTCGGTAAACCGCATCCCCTCACCGATGATGTAGCCGTTATTGACAATACTGTGATGGGAGAGGACGACCCCCTTTGGATACCCGGTCGTCCCGGAGGTGTACTGGATATTGATCGGATCATCAAACTCAAGGAGTGCCTCACGATCAGCCAGTTCGCCGGGGGTGATCCCCTCTGCCAGCTCCTGGACCTCATCCCACCGGTACATCCCGTTATAGGGGACATCGCCCATGAAGATGACATTCCTGAGGAAGGGGAATTTGTCTGACTTGAGCCTCCCTGCACGGGACTCAAAGGCCTCCGGGCAGGCTTCATAGAACATCCCGACATAATCCGATGTCTTAAACCGCCCCTGGATGATGAGGGTCTGGACCTCCGCCTGCTTCATCGCATACTCAAACTCATAGGTCCGGTATGCGGGATTGATATTCACCATGATGGCGCCGATCTTTGCGGTGGCGAACTGGACGATCACCCATTCGGCGTAATTAAGTGCCCAGATCGCGACACGGTTGCCGCGCTCCACCCCAAGCGCCATCAGGCCGCGTGCAAAGAGATCCACCTCAGCCAGAAACTCCCGGTAGCTGTACCGGAGCCCCTGGTGCACCGAGACGAGCGCGTCGTTATCCGGGTATTTGGAGGCGATACGATTGAGCATCTCCCCAACGGTCTCGCCTGTAAGGGGGGTCTCCGAGACCCCGCATGTATAGCTGCCTTGCTCCATTCCTTTTATCGTACTGAGTACAGGAGAAAAAAGATATCGAATTTGTAGTTCGGAATCTTTAAATCAGGATAAAGTAATAACGTATATGACAGGATCGGGGTCGTGGCCTAGTCCGGTATGGCGACGGGCTCCAGCGGTCTTGGCGTATGATGAACAATCGGGTCTGCTGATTTGATGAGATGATGACCCGTTGGAGCGCTGACGCTTATGTCACCGCCCATACGCTTGTCGGAGAGACCCGTCGATCGTGAGTTCAAATCTCACCGACCCCACCTTTTCTTCTGAATGACTACTTCTGATTTATAGATGTACGATCCATACATATGTCCAAGGCAGGAATTTTGTTATGTATTCAATAGGTGAAGCCTTAGTTGGCGATGGGCCGGAACTTGCGCACATCGACCTCCTTGTCGGAGATAAGAACGGCCCCGTCGGAACGGCATTTGCAAATGCTCTCTCGCAGCTCTCGGCGGGTCACACCCCTCTCCTTGCGGTCATCAGGCCGAACCTCCTGACAAAGCCGGCAACGGTGATCATCCCGAAGGTCACCATGAAGAAGGGCGAACAGGTGAAGGAGATGTTCGGCCCCGTCCAGGCAGCAGTCGCCAAAGCCGTGGCCGACAGCCTCGAGGAAGGCCTCTTCAACGGGATCAATATCGATGATATCGTCATCATCGCAAGTGTCTATCTTGCACCCGATGCAGAAGATTACAATAAGATCTACCGGTTCAACTATGGTGCGATGAAGCTCTCTTTATCGCGCGCATTTGAACAGTTCCCTGACGAGGCGACGATCCTCCATGAGAAGGACCGTGCAGCGCACGGTGTCATGGGATTCAAGGTTCACCGCCTCTGGAACCCGCCGTACCTCCAGGTCGCCATGGATCTCGTGGACATGAACCATATGGAACGGGTCTTACGCGAGCTCCCAAAGAACGACCACCTCATCATCGAGGCGGGCACCCCGCTCATCAAGCAGTTCGGCCTCTCCATCATAGGCGAGATCAGAAAGCTCCGGCCTGATGCCTTCATCATCGCGGATCTCAAGACCCTCGACACCGGAAACCTTGAGACGAGGATGTGCGCAAACGCATCCGCAGACGCAGTCGTCATCTCAGGCCTTGCACCGATCTCAACCATTGAGAAGGCTGTCCTCGAAGCCCGCAAGACCGGGATCTATGCCGTCATCGATATGCTCAATGTCGAGTCGCCGGTTGCACTTGTTGAGGCACTCGCAAAGAAGAATGCACTCCCCCATGTCGTTGAGATGCACCGGGCAATCGATGCCGAAGGAAGCGAGTACTCCTGGGGAGACATCCCGAAGATCAAGGAGGCTGCCGGCGGGAAGGTCCTCGTCGCAACTGCAGGCGGCATCCGTGTGAATGTTGCAAAGAAGGCACTTGCTGCAGGTGCGGATATCCTCGTCGTCGGCCGTGCGATCACCGCAAGCAAGAACATCCAGCATGCGGCAGAAGAGTTCCTCGAAGAGATCGACTCCGAAGAGATCGATCAGTTCAGGATCATGACCGACTTCTAAACCCCTTTTTTCCTCACTCCCGGAAGACTTCGCGTTCCAGCATGGCACTTTTTGGATGAAAATGTTATCATTTCATATGATAATGATTAACCATGCATCCCTCCGGGACCGATCAGGTGCAGGCCTCCCTCCTCTATGTCGATGACGAGCCCGCCCTCCTTGAAATCGGTAAAATATATCTTGAAAAGAGCGGTGGTTTCAGCGTAACCACTGCACTGAGTGGAGAAGACGCACTTCGTCACCTGGCCGATCATTCATTCGACGCCATCGTCTCCGATTATCAGATGCCCGGAGGAATGGACGGCATCACCTTCCTCAGGCATCTCCGCTCAGCAGGGGATGAAACACCCTTCATCATCTTCACCGGAAAGGGGCGGGAGGAGGTCGTGATCGAGGCGCTGAACGGCGGTGCTGATTTCTATCTCCAGAAAGGAGGCAACCCGAAGGCGCAGTTTGCCGAGCTCTCCAATAAGATTCTGTATGCCATATCCAGGAGACGGGCCGAGGAGAGGCTTGCCCACTCCCACGATCTGATGCACTACATCATCGAGCACAATAATGCCGCCGTTGCGGTCCATGATCGGGATCTGCGCTACATCTTCGTAAGCCAGCAATACCTGGATATCTACGGGGTGACGGAAGCCAGTGTCATCGGCAGGCATCATTATGAGGTCTTTCCGGATCTCCCTGTAAAATGGCGGGAGATCCATCGAAAGGTGCTTGCCGGCGAGGGTGTCTTCAGTGCAGATGACGATCCCTTCCCACGGAGCGATGGAAGGACAGACTGGACACGCTGGGAGTGCCGCCCCTGGTATGATTCAGATGGTTCCATCGGCGGGCTGATCGTCTATACCGAGATTACCACGGAACGCAAACTCGCTGAGGATGAGCTGAGGAGGAAGAACGAGGAGCTTGCAGCAGCAGAAGAGGAGGTGCGTTCGCAGCTTGAGGAGATCATTACGATTCGCGACAGGCTTACAGAGTCCAACGAGTACCTTGAGAATCTCATTACGCATGCAAATGCCCCGATCATCGTCTGGGATCAGGGATGCAGGATCACCAGGTTCAATGATGCACTCGCAGACCTGACCGGTATCGCCCCGGAGGACGCGATAGGATCTTCACCTGAGATCCTCTTCCCGTCTGATTCACGGGCTGCTGCAATGCAGCTCATCGAAGGTGCAACAACCGGTGAAACCTGGGATGCCATCGAAATTCCGATCCTGAACCGGACTGGTGGGATCAGAACCATCCTCTGGAACTCGGCAAGTATCAGGAGCAATGATGGTACGCGGATCATCGCAACCATCGCCCAGGGCCAGGACATAACCGAGAGAAAGCGATCAGAGGAGGCGCTTGCGGATGAGAAGGCACTCCTGGATGCGATCTTCTCCAGTGTCCCCGGGATGCTCTACCTCTATGATACTGAAGGGCACCTGATCCGCTGGAATACAAATCACGAGCGGATGACCGGGTATTCTCCAGAGGAGCTATCGCAGATGAATCTCATGGACTGGTTTTCAGGGGATGCCACAAGCCAGGCTGCCGTACTGGAGGGTGTACGGAGAACGATGGAGGAGGGCTTTGGGGATGCAGAGGCCGACCTGCAGAGAAAGGATGGCACAACCATTCCCATGTACTTCACCGCCTGCCCATTGACACTCCGTGGCATAAAGTATTTTACCGGGATGGGGTTTGACACCACACGGCGAAGAGAGGCAGAGCAGTCATTCCTTCTGAAGGATGCTGCCATCGAATCATCCAACAACGGCATCGCCATCACAGATCTCAATGGCATTCTCACCTATGTCAACCCCGCATTTCTCTCTCTCTGGGGATATGACAGCCATGCCGAGGTGATTGGCCGATCTGCCACCTCCTTCTGGATGTCGGAGAAGGCGGCGGAGGATGTCATCGCCACAGAGAAGCGGGATGGTACATGGTCCGGAGAGTTACAAGGGCGGCGAAAGGATGGCTCACCAATCGATATCCAGCTCTCCGCAAGCATTGTCAGGGATGCATCAGACCGTCCCGTCGCCATGATGGGCTCGTTCATTGATATCACCGAGCGGAAGCGGGCCGAAGCGGCACTCCGGGAGAGTGAGGAGAAGTTCAGGACCTTATTTGAGATGATGACAGTGGGAGTCTTCTATCAGCAGTCTGATGGAACTCCGGTTGATATGAATTCGGCAGCATTGAGACTCTTTGGAATCACCAGGGAACAATTCATGGGCAGCGACTCCTATGATCCTCGCTGGAAGGTTGTCTCGGAGAATGGTGACCCTCTCCCCCCGGATCAGCATCCCTCAATGATCGCCCTCCGAAATGGCACAGCCGTCAGAGACACCGTTCTCGGTGTCTTTAATCCGGAGAGGGATGATCTCGTCTGGCTGCTTGTCAATGCCACTCCCCAGTTCAGGGAGGGTGAGACGACACCATACCAGGTCTTTGTCACCATGTCGGATATCACCGGGGTCAAAGCCGCAGAAGAAGCACTCCATGCGGCACACAAAAAACTCCAGATCCTCTCACAGGTCACCCGCCATGACATTCAGAACAGGATTATGGCACTCCAGGGATACCTTATACTGGCAGAGGAGCTGAGTGACCATCCACAACAGAGGCACTATCTCGATGAAGTAAAGCGTGCCTCGGGTATCATTCAGGATCAGATTGCGTTTACCGGCCAATACGAAGATGTCGGTATGAGAAAGCCGCTCTGGCTCCCTCTCTCCGCAATGATTGGGATAATTGAAAAAACGCGGATTCCAATCCGGAATCATTGCTCCAATCTCTCAATCTTTGCGGATCCGATGCTTGAGAAGGTCTTTGCAAACCTCCTGGACAACAGCATCCGCTACGCGGATGGTGCAACGGGTGTTGAGATCCGATGTGAGGAACGGGATGGTGACCTCCTTGTTATCTGGGAGGATGACGGACCCGGTATTCCGGATGATCAGAAAGAACTCATCTTTGAGAGAGGGTTTGGGAAGAATACCGGATTTGGGCTCTTCCTTGCCGTTGAGATCCTCTCCATCACCGGCATAACGCTTCGTGAGGCCGGCATCTATGGCAGAGGTGCGAGATTTGAGATGCAGGTCCCGAAGGGGGGGTGGACGGCGTCTTCTTCTCCATAAGAAAAGCCTTCAGTACCGTTCAGGCACTTATAGATTCAACCGGGAG contains the following coding sequences:
- a CDS encoding AMP-binding protein translates to MEQGSYTCGVSETPLTGETVGEMLNRIASKYPDNDALVSVHQGLRYSYREFLAEVDLFARGLMALGVERGNRVAIWALNYAEWVIVQFATAKIGAIMVNINPAYRTYEFEYAMKQAEVQTLIIQGRFKTSDYVGMFYEACPEAFESRAGRLKSDKFPFLRNVIFMGDVPYNGMYRWDEVQELAEGITPGELADREALLEFDDPINIQYTSGTTGYPKGVVLSHHSIVNNGYIIGEGMRFTEKDRLCIPVPFYHCFGMVLSNLACVTHGSTMIIPSPVFNPEAVLQTIQDEKCTAVHGVPTMFIAELSLPNFHYFKLDTLRTGIMAGSPCPIEVMKEVNTRMHMSDIIIVYGQTELAPGVTMSTVDDPLERRVSTVGRAMPHTELKIIDPKTGKIVPRGERGEICARGYMVMKCYYNNPSATHSTIDANRWSHTGDLGVMDEEGYIRIVGRLKEMVIRGGENIYPREIEEFLHHHPAIADVYIIGVPDIKYGEELMAWVKVESGKTVTEEDIRQFCKGKIAHYKVPKYFKFVDSFPMTISGKIQKFKMRQVAVEELGLQDAEKVETA
- a CDS encoding cupredoxin domain-containing protein — translated: MRTGISLLYLLLLLGIFISPVQAESIEIVRFTFVPDSVMIEPGTTVTWTNMDIAVHSVTSDDGLFDSGSLVQGHSFAYTFTEPGRYAYFSTPHPYMTGEVIVAGDDAIPPADAEDTNGPFGFALLIAIIGIAAIAFLIMRRD
- a CDS encoding PAS domain S-box protein, whose protein sequence is MHPSGTDQVQASLLYVDDEPALLEIGKIYLEKSGGFSVTTALSGEDALRHLADHSFDAIVSDYQMPGGMDGITFLRHLRSAGDETPFIIFTGKGREEVVIEALNGGADFYLQKGGNPKAQFAELSNKILYAISRRRAEERLAHSHDLMHYIIEHNNAAVAVHDRDLRYIFVSQQYLDIYGVTEASVIGRHHYEVFPDLPVKWREIHRKVLAGEGVFSADDDPFPRSDGRTDWTRWECRPWYDSDGSIGGLIVYTEITTERKLAEDELRRKNEELAAAEEEVRSQLEEIITIRDRLTESNEYLENLITHANAPIIVWDQGCRITRFNDALADLTGIAPEDAIGSSPEILFPSDSRAAAMQLIEGATTGETWDAIEIPILNRTGGIRTILWNSASIRSNDGTRIIATIAQGQDITERKRSEEALADEKALLDAIFSSVPGMLYLYDTEGHLIRWNTNHERMTGYSPEELSQMNLMDWFSGDATSQAAVLEGVRRTMEEGFGDAEADLQRKDGTTIPMYFTACPLTLRGIKYFTGMGFDTTRRREAEQSFLLKDAAIESSNNGIAITDLNGILTYVNPAFLSLWGYDSHAEVIGRSATSFWMSEKAAEDVIATEKRDGTWSGELQGRRKDGSPIDIQLSASIVRDASDRPVAMMGSFIDITERKRAEAALRESEEKFRTLFEMMTVGVFYQQSDGTPVDMNSAALRLFGITREQFMGSDSYDPRWKVVSENGDPLPPDQHPSMIALRNGTAVRDTVLGVFNPERDDLVWLLVNATPQFREGETTPYQVFVTMSDITGVKAAEEALHAAHKKLQILSQVTRHDIQNRIMALQGYLILAEELSDHPQQRHYLDEVKRASGIIQDQIAFTGQYEDVGMRKPLWLPLSAMIGIIEKTRIPIRNHCSNLSIFADPMLEKVFANLLDNSIRYADGATGVEIRCEERDGDLLVIWEDDGPGIPDDQKELIFERGFGKNTGFGLFLAVEILSITGITLREAGIYGRGARFEMQVPKGGWTASSSP
- a CDS encoding aldolase — its product is MGYDCVLIDSHTKDALLDGINQSILYEVRAEIYGCCVKLMTDSRPVRDRFAENFFFASQSIRSHGRLYVLHDATFPENAVRYDPVSKTVFLFNMTYYGWVKSIALGLCGDILEDGHGIASCHGACLDRNGEGFAIIGMSGAGKTTQTYGFLLDPAIRVIADDWFFFRIFPDAALAYSSEKNFYIRADLAAAWPEFEPLMTRADFDEEGRAIVDLRYAIGKGRIFPLTTLRRILILTIDGERAYRHVTTDEALSILEENRYFNPHLLVKNDYKAGIRREYYRELLDRVEILTVARCETPGETQELLRSIIRGEKK
- a CDS encoding amidohydrolase, with translation MTDQEIPYNQRSSILIRNATLDGRKTDIHIEDGIIRSVGDTKERDAEMTIDAAGDLVMPGLVNTHTHAAMSLLRGYADDMVLFEWLSEKIWPLEAHLTGDDVYWGTRLACLEMIRTGTIAFNDMYFFMDRAADAVEEAGIRACLSHGFIDLFNEEKREAEIKASIAFHENIRARNNPKLSFALGPHALYTVSPDGLRWCAEYSEEHDCGIHIHLSETEQEVNDCIATHGLRPAAYLDAHGILTSRTVAAHCCWLDTDECRLLGERQTAASHNPASNMKLAGGRAIPYGDLRNAAAPVTLGTDGCASNNNLDLFEEMKMAALLQKFATRDPTILPAAEALEIGTKAGAEALRTGGGVIAPGYAADIILVDRDAICQTPFHNGSSNLVYSCNGTVVKTVICDGAILMHDRHIPGEDEILERAGKAASALVGRRNVE
- a CDS encoding bifunctional 5,6,7,8-tetrahydromethanopterin hydro-lyase/3-hexulose-6-phosphate synthase, with the translated sequence MYSIGEALVGDGPELAHIDLLVGDKNGPVGTAFANALSQLSAGHTPLLAVIRPNLLTKPATVIIPKVTMKKGEQVKEMFGPVQAAVAKAVADSLEEGLFNGINIDDIVIIASVYLAPDAEDYNKIYRFNYGAMKLSLSRAFEQFPDEATILHEKDRAAHGVMGFKVHRLWNPPYLQVAMDLVDMNHMERVLRELPKNDHLIIEAGTPLIKQFGLSIIGEIRKLRPDAFIIADLKTLDTGNLETRMCANASADAVVISGLAPISTIEKAVLEARKTGIYAVIDMLNVESPVALVEALAKKNALPHVVEMHRAIDAEGSEYSWGDIPKIKEAAGGKVLVATAGGIRVNVAKKALAAGADILVVGRAITASKNIQHAAEEFLEEIDSEEIDQFRIMTDF